Below is a genomic region from Chitinivorax sp. B.
GGTCAAGCCGTGCGTGCCCGTCTCCAGTCATTGGGCTATCAAACCACCGCATATCGTTACGACATGGGGCACGAGGTCTGCCAGGACGAAATTCTCGATCTGTCAGACTGGCTACAACAGCATCTGCTGACAGAACACGCCCCGTCAAGCTGACATTTGACGGTAATATCGCCAAAAAAACGGGCAGCGTAAACACTGCCCGTTTTTTATGAAAGTATGTATTCAAGCGATTCAGTCGGAATCTACACGCGCCCAGACCCAATCGGCACCACGTGCCAAAATCTCCTTGAAGCGGACGTTGATTTCACGCCCCATCGAAACCAGGCTGACCTGCTTGTCCAATAGGTAATCCGCAGATCGCATCACGACGCCATTCACTTTCTGGGGATTGGATTTAGCCTGGGTGAAAATACCCTGGCTACTCGCCAGCAAATTGGCAGCATCCAAGTTACTCACCGAATATCTGCTCTGAATGTCACGGGCCTTGATTTCAACAGCTATTGGTGAATAGGCCAGCACCTGAATACCTGCATACATTTGCCCATCCGCCACCCGAGATAGCCGCCGCACCAGGGCCAGCTGCCATTGATCCGTTTTTTCCGGGCGCAAGCCAATCAAGGTATCCAGGCGAATCCAGTCATTTTCTACCACAGGCAGGACCGCACCATACCCGCCATCACTCTCATTGTTCACAACCCAGGTTTCAAAATCGCCAACGGTATGTTTCTGCAGGGTCGTGGCCAATGCTTGCGCTTGTCGCTGTCGTGTTCGGTCAGTGACAAAACCATACTGCCGCATGTCAAGCATTTCTTCAGCATTGAAGCTTTGCCGCCGTTCAGGGTCTGCAGTCCGGTCGTTGTCATATTTCACATGGTGGTAGATTTCTTTCATGCCGTGCATGACATCTATCATCTTACGAACTGGCACCCTGTCGCTATTCCGCTTCGGATGCCCACCACCGTCTGACGACCACGCCTGCAACAACAACTTGAGAAGCTCTGATGCGCCAGATTGGCGAAATGCCTCATCCAGACCAATGATCTTGCCGCCATCCAATGCATTTTTTACCAACGTCAGTTGTTCAATCAGCTCATATGTACCCCAATACCGGCCAAGACTGGCTGGCTCAGCTGGTTGATTACTCAAGCGTATGGCGGGTGACGCCCCAGTCAGATCAATCGCATACTGATGACGTCCATTCAGCAACTTTCGCTCGATCGTCACATGATGCGACCATAGATCCAACCATTGATCCACCATATCCAATTGCCGCGCGGTCAATGCACCGGTATTGACGGTCGCAAGCATCATGATCTGGATGAATTCATCCGCACATGAAGTATTACGCCCGGTCACTGCGTCATACAGCTGGAATGCATCACTATCAACACCCTTGACCTCCGCCAGACGGTAGACCTGATTGACTGTCGCCCAGAATTTCTTTTCCGGTGTCAGGAAACGGAAATACTGCCACTTGGCCTGCACGCCCAAATAGTTCAAGGTTCGGGCAATACAGCGAGGTAAAAAAGGCTCCAGTTCGGGCCGATTGCCATCTCGAACTTCCTTGATCATCATCAGGTAGGCATGGATCATGTGGTGGGCCAAGGTCATGATCAAATGCCATAATTTGCTCTCCACCGTTTTCGGCATACGGGGGTTTTGCAAGTATTGTAGGCATTGCGTCTCAAATGCAGTCTGAACCTGATCGTCCAGCCACATTAATGACTGCAACGAGGTTGCGTTGATAGGCACCTCGCCACCAATAAATCGATTCACCTCTTCCGCCACCAATTTCGGCAGCGCAGCCAAATCGCCTGTCTGAACCGTCTTCCACCAGCTCTGAGCCGCTTTGACGCCATCCAATGGGTCTGCAGCCTTTTTCCAAGGCAAGGTGATTTTACCAAGCATACTGACCACCACACGTTAACAGGTCCATCACATCCCGTACCCCGGAGATGACTAAAGTGTGTTGATCAGCCCACATGGTCAAGCCCCAGCACCAGTCACGTTGAAATCGACGATATCGAATCCGTCCCCTTGCTCCCTGCGGACAATCGGCTCCAAGCGGTAGGTTTTGCCAGATTCCGTGACCGTATAAGGGCGGCCGGTCAAGTACACGCCACTACGTAATAGGACCGAACAACCCGTCATACCTTCCAAGCTAGAACCAAACAGTATTGCAAGTTCATTATTCAACTGACGCTCTTCATCCGGCGCAGCAAAATCAATCGAGATTGGTACAACACGCGCCCCCACCACCTCAACACCAATCAAACTCTGACGTTCCATATTCATTTGCAGGCGGCGCACTACGCCCACCTGCCATTCAGCATGCATGTCGGTCTTGATCCCGACCAGACTACCAATACGTAACCAGTCGCTATGTACCTGCGGCAAACGTGCACCGAAGCCGCCTAGACTGATGTCCTGCACCAACCAGCTTTCAGCATGCTGCTCAAGCTCCACAGGCGTCGAGGCACACTCATCCAACCATCGTTGGGTATCTTCGGTAACGAAACCAAACTGCTCAATGTCGCGCTTTTGCCGCTCAAGTAGCTCTACCTGAGTAGGCGCTGCGTCATGCTGCCGAAATTGCGAGAACACCACAGCCCGGATGACATCCGTTACGCCATGCACAACAGTCAGTCGACCATAGGCAGGCAAACGTGGCCATTTTCTTTCAGGCGGCGTCAGGCTCCAGTAAAACAATAAATGCTGCAGCACTTGCTTCAGACTGGATACGGGCGCCCCCAAACCTGAACTGCCAGCAGAAATTGCGGATGGATTATCCAGAGCACGGGCCAGTTCCTGCAAACGGACACCTGCCTCACCGGTGCCGATGAAGCGCACCCGTGGTCCATATTGCATACCCGCCACCAAGCGACCGGGGGGGTGGGTTGCAGACAAATCGTAGTAGAAACAGCTTTTTGTATCTGGCGCACTGGTGATGTCCAAGTACTCTGACACGTCATCGATTGTACGCTCGGCCAAGTCGATCTGCTGCGGTAACAGGCTATCCGGCGACGATGCTGCCAGAAACAGGGTCTTCAGGAATTCAGCCTGAGGAGTGGTCGGGCGCTCGCTATGGTCATACAACGTCACCACCGTGCGCTCCAACCGATTCGCCTCCACAAACATCCACAACCGCGACAGCGAATGCCAAACAATATCTTCAACGGGGCCATATTGAAGCAGCATGATCTTGTGCATCATGACCACACCGTGCAGACCTCGTGCCGCCAACTTGCCCAATTGTTCAGAGGTGATTTCGGCACCACGGCCACCCATGGCATGTGCATCCAACGTCATCAGGTAAGCAGCAACCAGCGCCTTCCAGTAATCGCACAAGGCACGCCAAATAGCGCGCTCACGAAACTTGGCGGCCCGGGTCTGCGCTAGATATTCATGCTGCAACTTACGCTGAAAGGCATGGCCAGCAGCATCCAACAGCATGATCACACTAGTACGCACTGCCAGCCGATAACCCTCAGCATGAGTCACCGACTCAATCCAGGCAGTCACTTCCTGAATCGATTTGAATGGATCCCCTTGTGGCAAATCAATCAACAGGCGTTGTGCAGTCTTGACATCGCGCATCGGGTGATCAGGTTTGGAGACAATACGTCGCAGCCAGCTTGTCATGGTTCTTATGTATTTTGGTTCAGAGCAAGGATCATGTAACGATTGAGCAGCCTATTCAGTAGCCCAGCCTTCCGCCGCCTCAATGGTGTCGAACAGCTGTACATCAATATTGATGAACAAACGGGATACCCAGGCACTCCACGCAACCCATTGGTCGTTGGTCACTACCGCAATCTTTCCGAAATCGGCTGCGTGGGTACGAGTAAATTTTATCTCCTCCCAAGCCATATCCAGCGTATAGCCGGTCATGTCTCGCAGATCCAGTAGCAGATTAGGTTTACCGTGGAACTTGATGGCATACAACACATCGTCTTCGAACTGTTTGTAATCAGCCAGCATGAATTCGCCAAAGACAGCGACATTGACCGTATTACCTTGTTGTTTGATAGTGATCATTGCGGGACCTTATCAGTTTACTACCGACTGAACTTATCAATCTTTTCAAGCAAATATAATACAAGCATGAACGGGAACTATTCCATTGTAGTGTATATCCCGTCAATCGACCAATCAGCACCTTGCCTGACGGTCATTTCCGGCATACAGACAGGCGTGTCGCCATTGCGCCAGACAGGATCACCAATACAATACCACTCCAAGCAGATATAGATGGAATGTGATCCCAAACCAACCAACCCGCCAGCGCTGAAAAGACCACCGTGCTATAAGCCAGACTGGCCACCATCAAAGTTGCCCCTGTCGAATAGGCTCTCGTCAAGGCAAGCTGGGCAAGGGTTGCAGAAGCCCCCATACACAATAGTATTAACGCACCCGCCCCGGTGATGGCACTGAAGCGGTGCACCAGCATCCAGGCACCCGCCCCTAAGCTGGAGATCAGCGAAAAATAAAATACCACTCGGTATTCAGGCTCACCAATCTGGCCCAGCTGACGTACATTGATCATAGCAATTGCCGCCAGAAAGCCGGAACACAGACCTAAGAAGCCCTCGAATAGCTTGTCTTGCTCAAAGGTCGGCTGTAACAGGCAACTGACGCCGACAAATCCCACAACCACCGCGCCCAACAGTCCCCAGACGGGTCGCTCGTGGTACCACCAGATCAATAATGGAGCAATAAACAGTGAAGAGGTGTAGTTCAACGTGACTGCGGTTGGCAACGGCAATGCCACGATTGTGTAGAAATAAAGCGATAAGGCCCCAAGACCAGAGAGGCTTCGATAGACATGGTTACGCCAATACGGAGTGCGTAGTGAATCCCCACGAATCAGGATAATCAACCAAACCACCAGCAAGCCAACAAAAGATCGGTAGAACACCAACTCTGCGGGAGTGAAGTAAGCGGCGCCAATCTTGACGCATACACCCATACAGGCGAACAGCACGCCAGCCACCAACATCCACAACGCGCCGGTCTTACTTTGCAAAGAAGACATCAATAAAAAAACGGAGCTTATGCTCCGTTTTCAGGCAAGATAACTTAATGAGCATATCAAAACCGAGGTTCGATTTCCCGGCGCAGGAAGGCATGGAAATGCAACATACCATCTTCCATGGGTGACTGGTACGGGCCAACTTCATTCCGCCCCTCAAGCCAAAGCGCCTTACGACCTTCATCCATGCGCTCGGCAATCTCTTTGTCTTCAACACCGGTTTCCATGTAAGCACTCTGTTCTGCATCGCAGTACTCAGGCTCAAACAACGCGATATCTTCCGGGTAATAGAACTCGATCACGTTGATTGTTTTATCCACTGCCACCGGGATCAGTGTCGAGATTACCAAGCAATGTGGATACCATTCCACCATGATATTAGGATAATAGACCAGCCAAATTGCACCATGTTTAGGTGCCTCGCCATTGCGATAATTCAGTACGGCTTCGTGCCATTTACGGTAGATGTCTGAACCTGCCTTCTTCAGCTCATTCAACACACCAACCGTTTGCACACTGTACCAATCGCCGAATTCCCATTTCAACTCATCGCAATTGACGAAATTACCCAAGCCTGGGTGGAACGGGACAACATGGTAATCTTCCAGATATACCTCAATGAAGGTCTTCCAGTTGCACTTCAGCTCGTCAATTTCAATCTTGTGCAGCTTGTATCCAGAAAAATCCAAATCTTCTGCCACGCCCAGATCGGCCAAATCCTTCGACACATCTCGTGCGCCGTTGAACAGCATTCCATTCCAGTTCTGCAATGGGCTCTTGTTCAGGTGCAAGCAAGGATTCTGCGGAAAATGTGGTGCGCCTTTAAGTTGGCCATCCATATCATAAGTCCAACGATGCAACGGACAAACAATATTGGTGGCGTTGCCATTACCTTTCAACATAATGGCTTGACGATGACGGCAGACGTTGGAAAGCAATTCGACGCCATGCTCGTTACGCACCAGCATCTTCGAATGCCCCATCCACTCCAACGTCTGATAATCCCCTATTTCCGGCGTCATCAGCTCGTGGCCGACATAGCCCGGGCCGTATTTGAACAGCACCTCCTTTTCTATCTCCAGGATGTGTTCGTCAAAATACCAATGAACCGGAAGCTGCGGTTGCGCCGCAACATGCAACGCGTTTGCGTTAGCCAGATCAGACATGTCCAGACCCCTCTAGAAGCCAAAACAATCCGGTCTCGCCAGGCGAGGATACGGAGTGGCAAATTACCAAAAAATGGAAGTCGCGTATTGTGCCCCCACCCCCCCCCCGGGGCAAGCAAAATGTTTGGGGAAAAGCTATATCAAATGAAGACCATAGATTTTTTGATCAGGATCAAAATCTCCCCTCACAAAATTTGTTCTACGATCAGTTACCTACCTCAAAACCAACACTTTGCAAAATCCCTTTCCATTTCCGCGCCTTGCAAAGGGTTAACTTGAGCGGAACCGCATGATTTTTGGCCTCGCGTCTCGTATTCTTATAATTTATGCCAAGACGACTGGCGATCAACTCGATGTTGCAAAGTTGGTCGCACCTAGTGGCATGCGGTATCATCAGCGATTACCCCATACATTCATTCACGCTCGAGATAGCATGCCGAAAAGCCCGAAAACTGCAGCGCCCGCTTCCTTTGAAGCCGCGTTAAGCGATCTGGAAAAGCTGGTGGCCGAGATGGAAAGTGGCCAATTGACGCTGGAAGCCTCGCTGGCTGCCTACAAACGTGGCGCGGCACTCCTACAGTATTGCCAAACCACCCTGCAGGATGCGCAACAACAGGTTCGCATCCTGGAAAACGACAACCTTCAACTGTTCGGTCAAGATGAACAATCCTGAATTCCTCGCCTGGGCAAATGATCGCCAGCAACACATCGAAACGGTGCTGGCGCAGTTGATCCCCAGCCAGACCGTCCTGCCACAGCGATTACATGACGCCATGCGCTACGCCACACTTGGTGGCGGCAAGCGTGTCAGACCACTATTAGTCTATGCCAGTGGTACGCTGATGCAAGCCAGCCCGGCACATCAGGATATTGCTGCCGCAGCAGTTGAACTGATCCACGCATACTCATTGGTCCATGATGATCTGCCTTGCATGGACAACGATACGTTACGCCGAGGCAAGCCCACCTGCCATATAGAATTTGACGAGTCCACTGCATTATTGGCGGGCGATGCCCTTCAAACCCTGGCATTTGACCTGCTTTCGAATCAACCTGCCGCGGCCTCGCCAACAGCACAGTTGAAAATGGTGGGCCTGCTCGCACAAGCTGCCGGCTCACATGGCATGGCAGGCGGCCAGGCGATCGATCTGGCTTCTGTCGGTCTGCAGCTGTCATTACCAGAGCTGGAGCAGATGCACATTTTGAAGACCGGGGCTTTAATTCGTGCCAGTGTATTGCTCGGTGCCCATGCAGGCTCGTCAATCAATGACAGCGAATTGAGACAGCTTGACCATTTTGCCAAGTGTATTGGATTAGCCTTCCAAGTCGTCGATGATATCCTGGATGCCGAGTCGACCTCTGCAACACTTGGCAAAACCGCTGGGAAAGATGCAGAACAGAACAAGCCGACCTACGTCTCCTTATTGGGATTACGCGACGCCAAAGCACATGCACAAGCCTTACTAGCGGACGCCCAGGAAAGCCTCACCCAGTTTGGTGAGCGTGCTAACCACCTATTGGCGCTGGCGGATTTCATTGTCGCCCGCAAATTCTGATCGATTGACGTATCGACGCACACGCCTCGCATACAGAGAAGCCAAGATGTACGACCTATTGAACACTATTTCCTGTCCGGCAGAGCTACGAAAGCTGGAACGTAGACAACTAAAACAGCTGGCCGATGAGCTGCGTGAATTTCTTGTGGAATCGGTCAGCAAGACCGGTGGCCACTTGGCTTCCAACTTGGGCTCCATTGAGCTGACTATTGCGCTCCATTACGTCTACAACACGCCAGAGGACCGGTTGGTTTGGGATGTCGGGCACCAAAGCTACCCACACAAGATCCTGACCGGACGCCGGGAGGCCATGTCCCGATTACGCATGAAAGATGGCATTGCAGGCTTTCCCAAACGGGAGGAAAGTGAATATGACACGTTCGGCGTTGGTCATTCTTCCACTTCGATTTCCGCCGCGCTTGGCATGGCAGTCGGCGCCAAGCTGAAGGGCGAAGACCGGAAAACCGTTGCCATCATTGGTGATGGAGCAATGACTGCAGGGATGGCATTTGAAGCATTGAATAATGCCGGGGCTATGGATGCCAATATGCTGGTCATCCTCAACGACAATGAAATGTCCATTTCACCCAATGTGGGTGCACTGAACAATTATCTAGCCAAACTGATCTCCGGAAAGTTCTTCAATAGTGTTCGCAAGGGCGGCTCCAAGTTATTGGAAGCCGTACCACCGGTCCATGAGTTTGTGCGACGTGCGGAAGAACATACCAAAGGCATGTTCACGCCGGGGACATTATTTGAAGAGTTCGGCTTCAATTATATCGGCCCGATTGACGGACATGATCTGGATGGCCTGATCCCCACCCTGCAAAATCTGAAGAATCTGGAGGGGCCACAATTCCTGCATATCGTGACGCGTAAAGGTCAAGGTTACAAACTAGCCGAAAATGACCCTGTGCTGTATCACGGTGTCAGTAAGTTCGACAAGGAAAATGGGATTGCTGGTGGAAAAACAGGTGGCAAACCAACCTATACCCAAATCTTTGGCGATTGGTTGTGTGATATGGCCAGTCAAGACTCACGCTTGGTAGGCATTACACCAGCCATGCGCGAAGGCTCGGGCTTGGTGCGCTTTGAAAAAGAGCATCCGGATCGTTACTTTGATGTTGGTATTGCTGAGCAACATGCCGTGACCTATGCCGCAGGTTTGGCATGTGAAGGAATGAAGCCGGTTGTTGCGATTTATTCGACCTTCCTGCAACGCGCTTATGATCAACTCATTCACGATGTTGCACTACAGAACCTGCCAGTGGTATTTGCCATTGATCGAGCTGGCTTAGTAGGTGCTGATGGCCCCACTCACGCTGGCGCTTTCGATATTGCCTATCTGCGTTGCATCCCCAATATGATGGTGATGACGCCGTCAGACGAAAATGAATGTCGTCAGATGCTATACACAGCTTTCCAGCAAGATTGCCCCACTGCCGTACGCTATCCCCGCGGTACCGGACCAGGTGTTGAACTTCAATCCACCATGACTACGTTACCCGTCGGCAAGGGCGAAATTCGTCGCCGAGGTAGACGTGTGGCCATATTGGCTTTTGGTTCCATGATGACACCAAGCTTAGCGGCAGCCGACCAGCTTGATGCCACTGTTGCCAACATGCGTTTTGTCAAACCGCTGGACAAAACGCTGATCAAACAATTGGCCACAGAGCACGATCTGCTGGTCTCGGTTGAAGAAGGCTGCATCATGGGTGGAGCTGGTTCTGCGATTGCCGAGGCGTTATATCAGGCTGGCATCGCGACCCCGTTGTTGCAACTTGGCCTACCTGACAGCTATGTCGAACATGGCGATCCCGCCCTGCTGCTCGCAGGTTGCGGATTGAATACGGAAGGCATTGTCAACCGCATTCAGGCTCGCTTGGCAGCATTGGATCAATAGTTATTATCAATCGCTTTCCGAAAGTAAATCGGATAAACTTTACATACCCGACTTGTTTAATCGGGTATTGCCCGCATCATATCAAGCAATACCCGTCACAGGAAAAGCCATGACATCTGCAGATACACAAGCCATTGCTGACGTACAGAATTCGCCGGATCATCGCAATCTGGCCATCAACAAGGTCGGCATCAAATCCATTCGCCACCCGCTGAAAGTGGCTGACAAGGCCAGTGGCGTGCAACACACCGTGGCCATGTTCAATATGTATGTGCATTTGCCCAAGCACTTCAAAGGCACTCACATGTCACGCTTCGTGGAGATCCTCAACAGCCACGAAAAGGAAATTTCGGTCGAATCGTTCGAGACCATGGTGCGTGAAATGGTAGACCGCCTAGAAGCTGAATCTGGCTACATCGAGATGAGCTTCCCTTATTTCATCAACAAGACTGCACCGGTTTCCAGCGTACAAAGCTTGCTAGATTATGATGTCACCTTCATCGGCGAAATCCGCAACGGCCAATATACCCAGACTATGCGAGTCCTAGTGCCGGTAACCAGCTTGTGCCCTTGTTCTAAAAAGATCTCTGAACGTGGTGCCCACAATCAACGATCTCACGTGACCGTATCGGCTCGCACCAATTCATTGGTCTGGATTGAGGAGTTGGTACAGATGGTCGAAGCCCAGGCATCTTGTGAACTGTACGGCTTGCTGAAGCGACCGGACGAGAAGCATGTCACCGAACGCGCCTACGACAATCCGAAGTTTGTTGAAGACATGGTTCGTGATGTTGCGGCACAATTGAACGCCGATCATCGGATCGATGCCTATGTGGTGGAGTCGGAAAACTTTGAATCCATCCATAATCACTCAGCCTATGCATTGATTGAAGCTGATAAGACTGCAAACTGATCAGCCAATAAAAAAGCGGGTTTCAAAACCCGCTTTTTTATCACACAAAATCCATCAGTAACGCTGTGTCAGCGTCATGGTCGTACCTTCACGCTGCATTGCCAGCCGGTTCAGAAAACTCATACCCAACAACACCATGCCGCCCGTGTGCTCACCTTCCGAGACAGAACCTTCCACATCATACAAGGTAATGTCATTCACCTTGACAGCGCGAAGCTTGACCACATAGACAGGTGCTAAGCCATTCGCCGTCTGAGTCATTCCACGTCGTCCACTTTTATAGTCAATACCCGCACTCCGTGCCTGTGATGCACTCATCGACACCAAACTGGCACCCGTATCAACCAGTGCGCGCATATTGGCACCATTGACACTGATCGTAGTAAAGAAATGACCTGTTTCATCGGCATACAGTGTAGTCTTGCTTCCAGACCCTCCACCACCACCAATACGCAATGGTGCTTCACCTAGCCCCACGGTTTTCCGCTTGCCATCAATGTCGAATGTAGCGCGCCCTGACTCGACTGACACTAGCTTGACAGCATTGAAGGTTTCGCCAATCGACATCACCTTCTCTTTACCACCATCCACCCGGACCACGGCCTTGCTCCCCATCACGCCAATTAAGGCAACTTCTGCCGCCATCGCTGGCATAAACGTCCCCAGCATGACGGAAAACATGAGCCATTTCTTCACACCAACCTCAATCCCGAAAGTTTTGATACTGCAGTGGAAACTCCGTAATGTCTTTACGTACCAATGCAATCGTATCCTGCAGGATATCACGTTTGGCACCAGACACTCGGACTGCATCACCCTGAATGGATGCCTGCACTTTCAATTTACTATCTTTGATCAGCTTGACAATCTTCTTCGCCAATTCGGTTTCAACACCAACCTTAACAGTGATGGCCTGCTTGACCTTGTTACCGCTGACTTTTTCCACCTTGCCTTCGTCCAGACAACGAACATCAACGTTTCGCTTGGCCAGTTTAGCACGCAGAATATCCTTGACCTGATCAAGCTGAAATTCATTGTCTGAAAATACGGTCAGTATCTTCTCAGCTTGTTCGACACGCGCATCGCTTCCCTTGAAATCAAAACGCGTACTGACCTCTTTATTGGTCTGGTCAACCGCATTACGAACTTCAACTTCATTCACTTCGGAGACGATATCAAATGAGGGCATGGGTCAATCCTGCTTGATTCTAAAGCAGACTATTTTACTTGATTCCGCCAGTCACAGCAGCTAAACCACATACAGTACTACCCGCTCAGTGAAAACTTCCATTATGGGCGCCAGCCATGATCCATGCGGATCGCACGATCAATACGGATGCGTTCTTCTTCGCGCAGGATAATCCGACGTCGTAGCAAGTTGCGGTCATTTTCACTACCTACTTGCTTCAGCTGCTTCTCCAAAGATGTAATCTCGCGATCTAAACGATCCCGATCATCTTCCAAGACAGCACGTTGTCGCCCTTGCTGATAGCCATTCAGAAACTCTGGCTCACCACGCCCGACACATACACCCGCATAATGGCGGCCATAACGGCCAGCGTTATAGCCACTTTCCGCTGTACAGTAACGTCGTAACCCCTGCTCTCGGCCATCAAAATAAGCCTTCCGATCAGGTACTATCCCCAGCTTGCCGCATGCTTCAGTATGCGATATTACACGCCCGGAATCATAACCATATGCACCATCCCGGATGCCTTGCTCATACCAGTCAACTTGACGGCATTCGCGCTCAGACATGGACGCACAACCTCCTGCCAACAAGACAGAAGCCAACAGCACCGGGATAATCGAAAAACGAGAAAAAGTGTCAGTATCCATTCGCGAAGATTAATGCGTTTGCGCTGAATGTGCCATTAACAACACTAACATCCAATCTTGCCACGCATGCAATCACGCCATAAAAAAGCCGAAAACCAAATCTACTCGGTCTTCGGCTTTTTACAAATACATCCGCAATCATCTTGCGGCGCCAGGAGAAATGGTGATGTTAGTAGAGGAGAAGAACTATCACCACAAAGGACCCGGTTTCACCAAGCAAAGCGTTGTGAAAACACCCCCTTATCCAAAATGGCATACATAGTGAAGTGTTTCAAGGACATCAATGTCAAAAGTAGAATGACCAGGCACCTCAAACAACTGCCCGCCTTTATAAGTTACCCAATCCTCAGTATCAACCAATCGGACCTTACATTGCCCCTCAATCAACTCCATCACCTCAGGCGAGCCCGTATTGAATGTAAGCTGCGAAGGCAAAATCACCCCAACAGATATGCGTGTACCATCAGCCAGCAATACAGTGTGGCTGACACACTTGCCATCAAAATAGACATTGGCTTTTTTGACTACGCTAACTTGATCGAACTGCGACATCCGGCCTTCTCCTGACGATGTAATGAACTACAATGACGGGCACTCAATACTTGGCAAGGGAAGTACTTAGGTTGTTCCGAGCCCATCTTTTGGGATAACTATCCGATAACCTTGGAAATAACAGTCTTGATCAGGAATCCAACTACGCCAAAACCCAAGGTACCAAACATAACGATTGTGCCATATTTACCAGCTTTGGATTCCTTGGCCAGATCATAGACGATAAAACCCATGTACAAGATCAATCCAGTCACACAAATCTGCAACGACAACTCTGTGAACAGCTC
It encodes:
- a CDS encoding YajQ family cyclic di-GMP-binding protein, translated to MPSFDIVSEVNEVEVRNAVDQTNKEVSTRFDFKGSDARVEQAEKILTVFSDNEFQLDQVKDILRAKLAKRNVDVRCLDEGKVEKVSGNKVKQAITVKVGVETELAKKIVKLIKDSKLKVQASIQGDAVRVSGAKRDILQDTIALVRKDITEFPLQYQNFRD
- a CDS encoding DUF2799 domain-containing protein — its product is MSERECRQVDWYEQGIRDGAYGYDSGRVISHTEACGKLGIVPDRKAYFDGREQGLRRYCTAESGYNAGRYGRHYAGVCVGRGEPEFLNGYQQGRQRAVLEDDRDRLDREITSLEKQLKQVGSENDRNLLRRRIILREEERIRIDRAIRMDHGWRP
- a CDS encoding pyrimidine/purine nucleoside phosphorylase, which translates into the protein MSQFDQVSVVKKANVYFDGKCVSHTVLLADGTRISVGVILPSQLTFNTGSPEVMELIEGQCKVRLVDTEDWVTYKGGQLFEVPGHSTFDIDVLETLHYVCHFG
- a CDS encoding DUF2788 domain-containing protein, whose amino-acid sequence is MSEELFTELSLQICVTGLILYMGFIVYDLAKESKAGKYGTIVMFGTLGFGVVGFLIKTVISKVIG